In Candidatus Desulfofervidus auxilii, one genomic interval encodes:
- a CDS encoding type II toxin-antitoxin system antitoxin SocA domain-containing protein — MNKQYLEYLVGFVAAYAQEIGISLSKTQVVKFLYLADLFYAREYKKTLSNWPWRYWHYGPYCTEAVESIKKAHQKSLIFVEEGLEGELFIKGSRFHSEKYERHIPAEVSSPLKYYIKTFAGDLTGLLNYIYSETEPMLEADYGDYLDFSTAQKLPPLKKIHLPRMSKERRKKCRALIERIVSRREQILKNRKPLCLSPEVLKIVEKAYRIWDEEEASSELE, encoded by the coding sequence ATGAATAAGCAATATCTTGAATACCTCGTTGGTTTTGTTGCCGCTTATGCCCAGGAAATTGGTATTAGTCTTTCTAAAACTCAGGTAGTAAAATTTCTTTACCTAGCCGACCTTTTTTATGCTAGAGAATACAAAAAAACTCTGAGCAACTGGCCGTGGCGATACTGGCATTATGGCCCTTACTGCACAGAAGCAGTTGAATCTATTAAGAAAGCCCACCAAAAAAGTCTTATATTTGTTGAAGAAGGTTTGGAAGGTGAACTTTTCATAAAAGGTTCCAGATTTCATAGTGAGAAATATGAGCGGCATATCCCCGCTGAAGTTTCGTCTCCTCTAAAATACTACATAAAAACATTTGCCGGCGACCTTACGGGTTTACTTAATTATATTTATTCAGAGACAGAGCCAATGTTAGAAGCCGATTATGGAGATTATCTCGACTTTTCTACAGCCCAGAAATTACCCCCTTTAAAAAAAATCCACCTTCCGAGAATGTCAAAGGAAAGGCGCAAAAAATGCCGTGCTTTGATCGAACGAATTGTCAGCAGAAGGGAACAAATATTAAAAAACAGAAAGCCGCTTTGTTTATCACCAGAAGTACTTAAGATTGTAGAAAAAGCCTATCGTATCTGGGACGAAGAGGAAGCTTCTTCAGAGTTGGAATAA
- a CDS encoding zinc ribbon domain-containing protein, whose product MKVKCPKCGFEDEGKFCSNCGAPLPQPNSSLEQKAPTAPPEALWVDRCPVCKSGKLLLITKKKFFGLVSAEKFECDSCGAIFRPKGDKYKLTKVTDTSNIIWQEYGNQLLTEREWKNIAYGGMSDAKQKEADMEYWMTQLKEGNIPIHMGGEAPILLKKKEELIFALPNIFLWEPRAVRRTIGGYGGPSFRVAKGVYFRVGGFRAKSESNEELRTIDQGSLTLTNKRLVFSGAKRTINIDLRKIVSVEPYSDGIAIRREGKEKTQYFTGIDQAKLTITVGERVYKEPFSGLILMYLIEGLIKKIE is encoded by the coding sequence ATGAAAGTAAAATGTCCTAAATGTGGATTTGAGGACGAGGGTAAATTTTGCAGTAATTGTGGTGCACCCCTCCCCCAGCCGAATTCCTCCCTAGAACAGAAAGCTCCTACGGCTCCACCTGAGGCTTTATGGGTTGATAGATGTCCTGTTTGCAAATCAGGCAAACTATTACTGATCACTAAAAAAAAGTTTTTTGGCTTAGTTAGCGCTGAAAAATTTGAGTGTGACAGTTGCGGTGCAATCTTCAGGCCAAAAGGGGATAAATACAAGCTTACAAAGGTTACAGATACCTCCAACATAATCTGGCAGGAATATGGAAATCAGCTTCTCACGGAAAGAGAATGGAAAAATATCGCTTATGGTGGTATGTCAGATGCTAAACAAAAAGAAGCGGATATGGAGTACTGGATGACACAACTTAAAGAGGGGAATATTCCAATCCATATGGGCGGTGAAGCACCAATTTTATTGAAGAAAAAGGAAGAATTAATATTTGCCTTACCTAATATTTTCTTGTGGGAACCACGAGCAGTTAGACGAACTATAGGTGGATATGGAGGACCAAGTTTCAGAGTCGCCAAAGGCGTCTATTTTAGAGTTGGAGGATTTCGCGCCAAAAGTGAATCTAACGAAGAGTTGAGAACTATAGATCAAGGTTCTCTTACTTTGACTAATAAAAGACTCGTATTTTCGGGGGCGAAACGCACGATTAATATTGACCTACGAAAAATTGTATCGGTAGAACCTTACAGCGATGGCATAGCTATAAGAAGAGAGGGTAAGGAAAAAACGCAGTATTTCACAGGCATTGACCAAGCCAAACTCACTATCACTGTGGGCGAGAGAGTATACAAGGAGCCATTTTCTGGTTTGATACTAATGTATCTTATCGAAGGTTTGATAAAGAAAATAGAGTAA
- a CDS encoding thermonuclease family protein: MPIQIFWDPKGFELDSLGRKKYLRATDGDTPYVSISIRMLSIDTPEVHYPGNQKPSRHDEKLAQLAEWIKQRKAPVSDGLAEYLYPKLVTGKAGTLQEEQGIKATEKFRELVREKLTLPNGKKRRVFLRAADQHFDQYGRLLAYMSPYYSKKELASMSSKDRATFNLLMVESGWGAPFLIYPSLPKYDDLVLFREAAKDAYENKKGAWAEPKMLTGYEFRMCVRLYEITKKLVKGKRLSSREKYGWISRFCADMTTKEIFPPQDYYRVLPYNRIFIWPQDVAEAVGKMNLVPGAVS; the protein is encoded by the coding sequence ATGCCTATTCAAATATTTTGGGACCCCAAAGGTTTTGAACTTGATAGTTTGGGGAGAAAGAAATATCTTAGAGCCACAGATGGAGATACTCCTTATGTTTCCATCAGCATCAGAATGCTCAGTATTGATACCCCGGAAGTGCACTATCCTGGAAATCAGAAACCTTCAAGGCATGATGAAAAACTCGCACAACTGGCGGAATGGATTAAACAGAGGAAGGCACCTGTAAGCGATGGTCTGGCAGAATATCTTTACCCCAAACTCGTTACAGGTAAGGCCGGTACACTTCAAGAGGAACAAGGTATAAAGGCCACAGAGAAATTCAGAGAACTGGTAAGAGAAAAACTAACCCTACCTAATGGTAAAAAAAGAAGGGTCTTTCTGCGTGCCGCTGACCAGCATTTTGACCAGTATGGCCGGTTGCTTGCTTATATGTCTCCTTATTACAGCAAAAAGGAATTGGCTTCTATGTCTAGTAAAGACCGGGCCACATTTAACCTGTTGATGGTGGAATCAGGCTGGGGAGCTCCATTTCTTATTTATCCAAGTCTGCCCAAATATGATGACCTGGTTCTTTTTCGGGAAGCGGCAAAGGATGCATATGAAAATAAGAAGGGTGCATGGGCAGAACCCAAGATGCTTACTGGTTATGAGTTCAGAATGTGCGTCAGACTCTATGAAATTACAAAAAAGTTGGTAAAAGGCAAAAGGCTTTCATCAAGGGAAAAGTATGGCTGGATTAGCCGATTTTGTGCAGATATGACCACCAAAGAAATTTTTCCTCCTCAGGACTACTACAGAGTTTTGCCTTATAACCGAATCTTCATCTGGCCCCAGGATGTTGCAGAAGCAGTGGGAAAGATGAACTTGGTTCCAGGGGCGGTATCTTAA